The genomic DNA GCGTGCTGTTGAAGAACCTTCATTTCACGTAGTACCCAAGCAACTATTACTACCTCAGCAAATCCAGCCACTACAATACCAAATTGGTTGATGAAATAGTCAGCAGCATCAAGGAAGTATAATCCACCTTGAGTAGCAAATAAAATTGAAATAACTGCAGAAATTCCTCCACCAATCGCTACCGCTTTGTTACGTGACACTTTAAATTTGTCTTGAATACCAGCTACATATGTTTCAATGATTGAAATTAATGATGTTAAACCTGCTAATACTAAACATAAGAAGAAAATTGATCCTAATAAACCATTAAATGCAGGGAATTCACTAATGATTTGCGGGAAAACAACGAAAGCTAACCCTAATCCACCTGCAACAACCTCACTAACACCCACACCTTGCTGCTGGGCCATAAAACCAAGTGCAGCAAATACTCCAATACCTGCTAATAATTCAAAACCAGAGTTAGCAAAAGCAGTGATAAATGCATTGTTTGTTAAATCTGTCTTCTTTGGTAGATAACTAGAATACGTAACCATGATGGCAAAACCAATAGATAAGCTGAAGAAGATTTGACCGTATGCAGCAACCCAAACCTTAGGTTCTGCAATTAAGCTCCAGTTCGGTTTGAAGAATGCATCCAAACCTTGAGCCGCACCATCTAATGTTACAGCGCGAACGACGATTACAAGGAATAAAATAACAAGTGCCGGAATAAAGATCTTGTTCGCTGCTTCAATACCCTTTTTAACACCTTTGAAAAGAACACCGAGTGCAATTACCCAAACAAGTACTAATGGAATAAAAACGCTAGGAACGATGCTTCCAACTTGACCTGGTGCTTCAGCAAGCTTTAAATAGTCTCCGAATAGGAAAGCTCCTGGATCCTTGCCCCATTTTTCTCCGAAAGAGAAGTAAGCGAATGACATTGCCCAAGCGATAATAACAGCATAATATGTTGAGATAACAAATGAAATCGCAACTTGCCACCAGCCAAGCCATTCAGTTTTTTTGTTCAGACGAGCGAATGTCAACGGAGCTGATCCGCGATATTTATGACCTAGTGTAAACTCAAGAACGAGAAGCGGAATACCAGCAGTTAAGATAGCGAATAAGTACGGTAAAAAGAATGCTCCTCCTCCATTTTCATATGCTACTGCGGGAAAACGCCAGATGTTTCCTAGTCCTACAGCTGATCCAACTGCTGCCATGATAAAACCTGCACGAGTCCCCCATTGTGGACGATTATCCATAGTAAAAATGACCTCCTACTGTGTCCCAGCCTTATTTCCTTATTTTAGAAAATAGTTGGAACTTTTTATATTTTCTGATTATTTAATTTAATCTAAAGTTAGTATAGCTATTTTTTGTCCATCTGTCAAAACATTATTTTCAGAATAATAATAAATTTTATCACGTTAATATAGTAGAATATGTGATAAATGTGAAAAAACTAACATTTCAGAATATTATTCTTGCATACTGATTCCTCCTCCTCTCCCCTTTCATCCATCCCTCACTTCCTATTTTTCTTTAGAAAAAAAGTCAGAAGAAAACAGATATCCTCTGACTTTTTCACTCACTGATTAGTTGTCTATAGGCAGCTCAATAGATGCACCAGAATCCCCGCCGCCACCGTTATAAAACTGTGGAACTTCTCCTTTTATTAAACCAGTCGCAACCGGAACATCCTCTCTAACGGTAATAATCTCCGTAGCAAATGGAATGATAATCTGTACCTTTACTTCTACTTGAACATGAATTTCCACCCATGTATTATTAATTCCCATTTCTTCTTTCACTGTCCTAAAGGTGGAGGTTACTGAACCAATGGAGTTAAATTTTATTGGTATTTTTGGTCCTAAGTTACCTAATAGGGCATTGTTGGTAGCTTGCCCCAATGGAACATAATAAACAATACCGTTTTCCTTTTTATCCGTATTGATCTCAATATCGGTGAAGGATTCAAGCTCCGAAAGATCTCCTTTTTCAGCTTTTTTAATATTGTCCTGTACCAACTCAGTTACTTCTGCTTTTACACGGTTTAGATGTTCTGCGTTTAGAAACACCACATCTCCGTTTCCGGTTTCTTCAAATTTTATATCCATAACGTTTGTTATTTTTTTACTTACTGCGTTATTTATGACAAGTGAAGCAATTTTTCGAGTTTGTGAGTTTGCATAGCTAACAAGTGTAGGCTTTAGCCCCTCATTTATTATCCAAAGACCAGCTGCTGTTGAGAAGATGAAAAACACAAAGGTAAGTAAAAATACATATCTGAACGGCAATGGACCTCTCCGCGGCAGACGACCGCGAAATTTACGCAAGACAAATCCCCCCTTTACAAGCTATATGTATGCTATAAAGGAGGGAACTAGCGCAAAAATATGAATTTTTTTATCTTTAGGCTCTTTTCTAAAACATTGTTGCTATATACACAGTTTTTCGGAAATAAACTATATGTTTCAACAGCTAATCAGGATTTTATCATCCTTAGAAAAGAGCTACTCTCAAAATAGACCAATAAACCCAGTGTTATACGGGGAAAAATCCGGCTTCTGGGATTTTTCCAAAACAACAAACTTTACGAAAACAGCCTATCTTTAAGACAAGTTATACGTTTTTAGGAAAGGTCGTGTCACATTCAACAATCATTGTGGACAAACTTACACTCAGGTCTAATTCATAGGGATCCGTGTCTTTGCCATTTTCTTCAATAATCCTTACAATCGGTCGGTCGCTGACTCCCATGTTTTGTTTAGACACAACGCCTTTTCGACCATCATCAAGTATGACCGTAATCCCAACAGGGTATATAGCTACTCCCTTACGAAATGCCTCTATTATTTTTGGATCAAAAAGAGTTCCTGAGCCGGCAAATAATATTTCCAGACCATGATGGGGCAGCATAGCATCCCGATACACTCGATTGGAGGTGACCGCATCAAACACATCAGCTACCGCAATAATTTTCGCAAGCTGATGTATATCTTCACCTTCAATACCGCGTGGATAGCCAGTCCCATTTAGCCGTTCATGGTGCTGATACGCACAATGAGCAACAATAAGTGACATCGCTGGAACATTACGAAGCATTTGGAATCCTTCTTCAGGATGCCTTTTAATTTCATCGTATTCTTGATCTGTTAATTTACCAGGTTTCTGTAGAATGTCAAATGGTACTTTCATTTTCCCCACATCGTGAAGTATGGCTCCCATCCCTAGTATTTCAAGTTCTTTTGGAGTAAGTTTCAATTTCATCCCGATCGCAAGAGAATACATCGTCACATGTAAGGAGTGAGTAAAGATATAGTTATCATATGTATAAACGTCAGCTAACATGGTTAGCAAATTTTCGTTATTTTTCAACTCAAATAAAAGCTGTCTTATCAGATCTTTAAATCTTTTGGACGCTTTTTCAATAACAAATGACGTATCAAATTTACTATCATTCTGAAGCTCTTGGAAGGTCGTTTCAATCGTTTGTACAGCCTTTCTTCGAACCGAATCCGGCAGAACCTCGATATACTCAATCCCTTCTGTTACAGAATCTTTTATATATATGTAAGTAATGCCAAGCAAAAGTAATCGCCTAAGCATTTTTTCGTTTAACTCTACTCCCTCGCTTAGTAAAATCTGTCCCTTATCATTTCTAACCGTTTTTCCTAGTATTGTTCCAGATTCTACATTAGCGGTAGCTACTAGTCTCATTATAGTTCTCCTGTATTCGTCTGACTGAGATTATTCAACAAGTTCTGACAAAATCCTACTTTATCTTCTAAGATAACTCTATTATCGACTTAATTTCAACATACTTTAGTACCTAATTGAAAAAATAAATAGGCCAAATGACTTTATTTGCTTACAAATAAGAACAAACCCTTTCCTATTCCCACTATTCCTAGTGAAAATAAAAAAGGCGCCTATTCAGCACCTTTTTAAATCATTTTTAACATCGCATCTTTTCCAAGCATACCCTTTGTAATCCCTAAATTTTCTGCTTCATACGTAACGGATTCTAAAGGTGCCTCTAAAAGTTGCTCAATGGTTTTAACACCAACGGCTCTACCGGCAATGACTTTTCTATCCTTTAGCTTTTCATTGAGAAGTGCCACATCAAGAGCACCACACATGATGTATCCTTTATCATTACTCACGACGAGCAAATTTGTTTTTGGGAGTTTTACTGATACACTTAAAAAAGTGTGACCATTGATTTCAATTGGTGAAAGCTCAATCACTTGCTACACTCTCCTTTCTTCCTTATCAACTTATGTAGTAGGAAGAAAAATGTGAGTTTCATTTGCCTAGCTATTGCAAGTTTTGGAGCTTCCAGCGTAATAAATCACGCATAAACTCTGGGAAGAAGTATACTTTATACTCCGCTCTTCTAATTTCAGGAAACAACTGTCCAAAAGTAAACATGTCTGGTATCGCTACTTTATAGCGTGCTTCTCTTTCAATTTGCTTACCATTAATATAGAAAGAGAGTCCATTTTTCCCATGCTTCACCTCAACACCCTCAAAGATCATTTGCCCCATGAACGTGCCACGAAAGCCTAGCCCCTTGATCATCATATTTCTCCACTTCTCTTCTAATGCCAGCCTGATAACTTCTTGATATTCAGCTCCTGAGAGGTCAACCACCGTAGGATTTATGGGATGCGGACAAATCGATAATAAATCATATTCCGTAACTGTTTCATTCGGTAAATCCCTTAGTATTAACCCTTCGTTTAAGAAGGCACTATCTACGTTACACCAGCTGCGAAGAGTTTCACAAAGAAGGCGAGCTAGCACCTCCCTTGAGCGATAAGGTTCTCCTATTCTAGCAACCTCGGTAAGTAGCAATGCCTTTCCTTCCTCATACAGCTGATTCTCCTCTTCCTTTTCACCTTCAACATATGGTAGTTGATTGGAATCATACGCTATGGCTCGCTTTTTCCTCACGTGAAGTGTTTCACTATCAATCGTCAGTGTGATATGGCCAACAAACATCCCATACTTTCCTGCTGCCCCAAGAATGACCCCATTTATTTCTTTTCCTTCATGAAACACATGATGAGTGTGCGCCCCTAAAATCACATCTATTTCCGGAAATTGTTCAGCAATGGCTTCATCATCATGTATGCCTAGGTGAGAGAGCAGAATGATCATGTCTGCTTTTTCTTTTATTTCTGCTAACTGGTGCTTCAATTCTTCCAATGGCTCGGATAATGTCCAGCCAAGCTGTTTATAAAAATGTGAGAAATAGGCGGTCAAACCGATAACAGCCACACGTGCTTTATTTTTCAACTCATATATTTGGTATGGTTTTACCCACTGAGGACGTGTGCCATTAGCCGTAAAGAAATTTGCTACAACCACATCAAATCTTCTTCTTTGATAGAGAGTGTCTAAGTCTTCGAAGGAGAGAGTAATTCCTTCGTTATTTCCAATCGTTACCGCCGTGTATCCCACTTCATTTAATAACTCGGTGTTCCGTTTTCCTCGTGTAGCATCTGTCAGAGGATGCCAACGGTCCATATGGTCACCTATGTCAAAAAGAAGAACTTCTTCATTTGCACTTTGATGAAGGTATTTCCTTCTCTGTAAGAACGAGCTGATTCTGGTCCAGTGCTCAAAATGACTATGTAGGTCATTTGTGTGATAAATATGAATATCTTCTAAGGTCATACTGTTTCTCCCCTCATCA from Robertmurraya sp. FSL R5-0851 includes the following:
- a CDS encoding sodium-dependent transporter, producing MDNRPQWGTRAGFIMAAVGSAVGLGNIWRFPAVAYENGGGAFFLPYLFAILTAGIPLLVLEFTLGHKYRGSAPLTFARLNKKTEWLGWWQVAISFVISTYYAVIIAWAMSFAYFSFGEKWGKDPGAFLFGDYLKLAEAPGQVGSIVPSVFIPLVLVWVIALGVLFKGVKKGIEAANKIFIPALVILFLVIVVRAVTLDGAAQGLDAFFKPNWSLIAEPKVWVAAYGQIFFSLSIGFAIMVTYSSYLPKKTDLTNNAFITAFANSGFELLAGIGVFAALGFMAQQQGVGVSEVVAGGLGLAFVVFPQIISEFPAFNGLLGSIFFLCLVLAGLTSLISIIETYVAGIQDKFKVSRNKAVAIGGGISAVISILFATQGGLYFLDAADYFINQFGIVVAGFAEVVIVAWVLREMKVLQQHADSMSDMLLGAWWKICLGVITPVVLGYMMIQNFINNLKENYEGYPTSFLLYTGWGVALAAIVVGFVFAAFKWQKGSLDLPSADNKGVSK
- the yunB gene encoding sporulation protein YunB; amino-acid sequence: MRKFRGRLPRRGPLPFRYVFLLTFVFFIFSTAAGLWIINEGLKPTLVSYANSQTRKIASLVINNAVSKKITNVMDIKFEETGNGDVVFLNAEHLNRVKAEVTELVQDNIKKAEKGDLSELESFTDIEINTDKKENGIVYYVPLGQATNNALLGNLGPKIPIKFNSIGSVTSTFRTVKEEMGINNTWVEIHVQVEVKVQIIIPFATEIITVREDVPVATGLIKGEVPQFYNGGGGDSGASIELPIDN
- a CDS encoding HD-GYP domain-containing protein; the encoded protein is MRLVATANVESGTILGKTVRNDKGQILLSEGVELNEKMLRRLLLLGITYIYIKDSVTEGIEYIEVLPDSVRRKAVQTIETTFQELQNDSKFDTSFVIEKASKRFKDLIRQLLFELKNNENLLTMLADVYTYDNYIFTHSLHVTMYSLAIGMKLKLTPKELEILGMGAILHDVGKMKVPFDILQKPGKLTDQEYDEIKRHPEEGFQMLRNVPAMSLIVAHCAYQHHERLNGTGYPRGIEGEDIHQLAKIIAVADVFDAVTSNRVYRDAMLPHHGLEILFAGSGTLFDPKIIEAFRKGVAIYPVGITVILDDGRKGVVSKQNMGVSDRPIVRIIEENGKDTDPYELDLSVSLSTMIVECDTTFPKNV
- a CDS encoding YunC family protein, coding for MIELSPIEINGHTFLSVSVKLPKTNLLVVSNDKGYIMCGALDVALLNEKLKDRKVIAGRAVGVKTIEQLLEAPLESVTYEAENLGITKGMLGKDAMLKMI
- a CDS encoding bifunctional metallophosphatase/5'-nucleotidase, translating into MTLEDIHIYHTNDLHSHFEHWTRISSFLQRRKYLHQSANEEVLLFDIGDHMDRWHPLTDATRGKRNTELLNEVGYTAVTIGNNEGITLSFEDLDTLYQRRRFDVVVANFFTANGTRPQWVKPYQIYELKNKARVAVIGLTAYFSHFYKQLGWTLSEPLEELKHQLAEIKEKADMIILLSHLGIHDDEAIAEQFPEIDVILGAHTHHVFHEGKEINGVILGAAGKYGMFVGHITLTIDSETLHVRKKRAIAYDSNQLPYVEGEKEEENQLYEEGKALLLTEVARIGEPYRSREVLARLLCETLRSWCNVDSAFLNEGLILRDLPNETVTEYDLLSICPHPINPTVVDLSGAEYQEVIRLALEEKWRNMMIKGLGFRGTFMGQMIFEGVEVKHGKNGLSFYINGKQIEREARYKVAIPDMFTFGQLFPEIRRAEYKVYFFPEFMRDLLRWKLQNLQ